Genomic segment of Drosophila takahashii strain IR98-3 E-12201 chromosome X, DtakHiC1v2, whole genome shotgun sequence:
aaactaatattatatgcacttttacaaaattattattattataataaacaaattaagttattaggattttttgctaaaaaatatatatattgcttgcgataattattataataactttGAATGAAGAATGTGTCGCCCcattgcaattttaaaaacccttggaataaagattttatattaGAAACTTATATACCCATCAGCGAAATCAGGGTATCGGTCCCAAATAGTTGCACAAAATTTCGCTgcacaattaaataatttgtaatttgttagCCTGGCAATTTTGGGACAGATTTATAGCCGAAGGCATGCTCCGTCGCTGCTGCCCGGCGAGCATAAACAACAACATCCCAGCTGAGGGAGGAGGAGATCGGGGTGGATATAGGGGAGTATAGGAATAGGAACGCACACATGACGATGCGATCGCCACGGACTTTTGAGCATCAGCCCCAGCGAAACTCATGACTCACCCGGCAATAATCTCACttttatttcgatttcgtCTATATGGCGCACACACACGGACACACGATGTACAACTTATATATAGATCGGCGCATATAGCcgatatatgtatgtgcggCGATGTTACCGATTTGTATAATCGGTGGGAGCCGTCGAATCGAGTGGGCAAATCTCACTTGGCTCTCGGTTGACACAGACGGAGATCTCCGACTTACATATCCATCTATATCCACCGACCATATGCCATATATCCCCTCCTGAACATCGAATCTATATAGTATGTGTATctagtatatagtatatagaGTATAGAAACCAATGTGTAAATAGTAAATGCATCAGCGGCCAAGTCGAGATACATTTTGGCTCTCAAAGATCTCTCAGAGTTCACCGGCTGCGTCAGATTTTTGTAcacagaaaaacaatttaattttacttttaattggtatttttaaaaaatttatttaattaacttgcatttttttgaaatattttaaaattatattattttatttgtaaaccaAAATGTAATATCTTTTCCTTAAGAGCACTtaagtatatttatattttttttacgtgtAGGAAAATTATTCCACTTTCCCCCAACGCCGTATTCCCCTGAGATTTCCCAATTGCAGATGCCAACTGCATTAATCATCGATTTCGATCAATGTTCGCCTCGAATCGCATCGAATTTGAATGAATCTTCATTGGCTTTTGGTTCGTCATGGAATTTGGTGGGTGGTTGTGTCTATTTATCGGGGGATCTCGATCTCGAAAGGGTTATCTTTTCATGGCCCACAACAGGGTGACTCGTTGCTTGATTTACGACCTTTGTTTTGGGAAAAGTGTTTAATGTATtgccatatattttttagatttttcctGGAACTGCTTTCAGTAAATCTTCGCCAATATATGGTTTCTACGAAATGTCCCCTCTAAATTATGGCATTTTACACAATAGCTAATAATATTTCTGGGTTTTCGCTTAGTCAGACCAGCGGGATTTTCCCTAATCTTCTCAAAGGATCAACTAAGATTACAAAAAACTATTTACTTCTTAAGATGAAGATCTATTTTagtaaatttagaaaattacaTTGTTGTAATATTTCACCATATCAACTGGGGGACATTTCGCTCTGTTTTATGGTAATCTTTATTTAGAAATTACTGAAATCGTTTTGTTATTGAGTGTTGGccttttcagaaatatattcATCTTGTTTATAGATGGGTAtacttttgttgttatttgaaGTTGACTCACCAAGACCCACCAACCGATAGCCTTTAACCTCTGTTTCACTGCGTCCAACGCCAGACAAAGGAACCACTTAACCCACCCACAGATCGTGGGGCGTTTTCCACCCCACCGAGCTGGGAGGCTGGGGAATGATGCCACAGATTTTGTGGCCGCGTCATCGGGGCCCCCGagagtacatacatacatatgtgtggGTATATCTCCGAGCGATCTTGCCACGTCTGCGGAGCGTTTAGAAGGCAATCCCCGGCGCGCGAGAATTGGCGCGTTTGTTTGCTTTACGGTGGACGTGGACGTCTCGGCTTTGGCCTCAGTCTGCGTCCGAGAGCCGTGCGATATTGAGTGCCACGCGAGATGTTCCGGAATTCTAGGGATCGGGATCGGAATAGGAAAGATTCGGACCGATTCGAAGAACCTCCCGGTGAAATACCGCCAGGAAATACCGAATAGCCCTTAAAAAAGCATCGAACGCACCCATTTTCAAGTGAAATTTCCACAACATTTTCACAATTTGTTTGTGGTTTTGAAAaggaaaagcaaaacaaaagtgttCGGTGGAAAATCAACAAGCTGAACTGATTCGGAATCGTATGTGTGCGGAAAACACGTCATCGCAAGAAAAACAGAggcggaaaaaagaaaagtgccCGAGTGTCGGGGGTAAAAACAATGTGAAGGATTTTCAAGTGTATGAAAATGATATAGCCAGAGTGATAATCCAAAGTTAAACTTACCAAACCCTGGACTATTTCCGAGTGCTTCGAAACTGGAATCTCAAGATGTGCGATACACGCGCTCTGATCAACACAAAACAGACCAACGATCTGCACAGTTGTTGGATCATATATAGTAGGTCCTTCAAGCCAGATCTTTTGGGTTCTGCTAGATCGCAGATAGCTAAACTTATTTCTAGTTGTATCTTGCGAAAGCGCAAGGCATTCCTTTCACTTTCGCCATGTGTTTGGTAATTCCAAaacgataaatatttatttcagaacCTGAACAACTCTTTGTTGAAAAGcgttaatataaataaaagtctAAAACCGTTTTAAGTGCCTtgggatattttttttaaagtctgaAATTTAATGTTATTATTGGAACTTATGGTTAAAGGTGAAGTAAgacaaatttataatattatattgttttaagaactcaaagaaaattttcattggttttcttttttatggcAAGGAAACTTTCTTAAAAGTCATAAACATTTCTTATTACCTCTTCAAATTCCATGTAAAAccgattaataatttttaatattttttagtatttagttttaagaacACGAATACCTTTTTCTGCAGATACCAATTTCATTAAAGTTTGAactaaattaagtaatttattagagttttatagttttaatgcaatttctctgatttttttatattaggtttttcatttttttttaattaactataTTCGATTTAATTCTTGCAGCCAAAAGCGATGGCCGCGAGCGACTCACGGTGACGGACACCAAGCCGGTGATCATGACCACGGATctggccaacaacaacagcaacaacaacggcggTAGCCACGCCCACTCGAACGGACTGCTGAGCCATGTGAACGGAAGGCAGGTGACGGATgaggagctgcagctgcaggatCAGGAGCAGGAGATCGCCAACTCGCTGGACGTCGCCGTGGATCCCGACGAGGATGAGAACGACGGCACCGAGCAGTCGCTGGCCGAAATCCTCGATCCGGAACTCCAGCCAGAGCCGCCGATACCGAACGATGCCGAATCGCAGCTCATTTACCGCGAGCACCGGCACATGGCCAAGGAGTACCTCAGCGTGGATACGAACCTCTACTATGCGCAGGACTTCAAGGAGAAGCTCATCGTCCAGATGGATCGCAACGAGCGCGAGCAGAAGCAGGAGCTGCTGCGCAAGATCAAGGACAaggtattaaaatattaaataatttgtaatatatttctattgaactttatatttttctcacttATTTTTAGGAGGGCCTGCAGAGTCTGTACAACAATCTGCAGCAGCAGTACGAGAGGCTGCCCGCTTCCCGCCAACTTTCGGCCGGCCATCATCCCCCACATCAGCATCCGCATTCGCATCCGCCTAGCCATCCGCATCTGCACGGCCAGCAGGAGGAGATCGGCGGGGCACTGCTGCCGGGCTCGGTGACCGGAGGCTCGGATTCCGTGGAGGAAGGCTGGGTGGTCATCCAGCCGCATCCCAATGCGTAGagtctcctcctcctccgccgtcGTTTAGCCGCCTCTCTATGTTTTTTAGGCTAGTGCTGTAACCTTAAATCTGTAATCCGTAAACTGTAATCTGTAAACTGTAATCCGTAATCGGTAATCTTTATCTGTATCGTTAGCCATTACACTGTGTTTActtctatatatatttcagaCGAGTTTGTTCGTTTTAAGcgtctttttttaaatttaattttaagcgtTTTTAGTCCgtgtttcttttaatttagcCAACCACTATTTTCACCCATAAGCACTCTCTGACACTTAATTTAGGTTTTAATTGTACTATAAAGcttatatacacacacatacttaGCATATaacttatacatatatttctgTCCGAGGAAGCTGACAAAAGGAGTagaccaaaaaaatataaaaaccatcgAAGCAACGACAAAACTCAGACTTCTCCTTAGTGTTATGATTTAATGGGAGCATAATACCCCAGGGAAATACATAAATGTTTCAATTTgattaatcaatttttattttttaatactaaGTAACTTgcatcccaaaaaaaaacatgtttagtttgtattatttgtagttttttatttattgccaaTGACCTTAATTACGGGagaataaaatctttttaCACAATTGGAAGCCCAGAAGGTccttcttattttttaaaataataaattaggcAGTTTCCTTGTTGCAGAAATAGGAATTAAAACTAACAATGAAGATGTTTTATAAATCAAGTGAAAGGTCgaggaaaaaaatacaagaaagggCAGTCTGGGGCTATGAACAACTTATGAACTTTCCTATCTTAGTCTATACACGTTAAGTACAAATGGTCCTAATAATTTTACACTaactatttattaaacattcaaCAGAGAAGAGAAGGCATACGCGGTGTCTATACAagttaattacattttactttGCAATAATTTAACATTACCTACAGAATATTTCGAAAGCGAAACGAAGGCATTTTACGgtctaaacatttttttttcgttgccGTGCTTGGCACATTTCATGTCACTGTGCGCAGTCATCACAAAATCTCGCATGTAGTCCTACGCTAGCTACACATACTatgtatacaaatataaaaaaaaatatcatgaGAATCGCTAAATTCGATGGGGAGCAGAGATGTGGAGGGAAGACAATCCGAAATCCAAAGGCAACTATTAGAAATCGAACATGGGCACATAGATGGCCGCGCACGTTGACTCCCAGACGTCGTTGGGCGAGTCCCACGAGTCCTTTTCGCGCCACCACTCCTTGCTGTCCAGATCGTAGGCCATCGTTTCGGCACTGGCCCGATCAATCGACTCCGTCGAGTCCAGTCCGCCCACAAAGAATATGGTCCTGCCCATCGCCGTCACGCCGGAGTAGAATTTCGGTGCCGGTATCTGGGTCTCCACGCTCCACGCATTGCTCTCGATGTCATAGGCATAGATGTGCTGCACCAGGACCCGCGATTCCGTCAGGCTCTCGTGCCAGCCGCCGCAGGCATAGATGCGATTGTCGACGGCCACCAGAACGTGGTCACAGCAGGGCGTGGGCATCGAGGCCAGCTCCTGCCAGAGCTCCGTCTTCGTGTCGAACATCCACATGCTGGCCAGGATGTTGGCCAAGTGGATGCCACCTGCGTTGTATGGAAAAGCTcgttaaaatatatgtatagacTTTAAAGATCATTCAGCTCACCCGAGATGTACAGCTTGTCGCCCACAACGACGCCGGCATGCTGACTGCGATTCTCCTGCAGACTGGGCATATAGGTCCACACATTCTGGGCGATGTCGTAGCGCTCCACATTGGAGATCATGCGCAGCGCCTCCTCGGAGTTGTCGTCGTCCAGTATGCCGCCCACCGCATAGAGATGCTGATTGCCCACGGCGTTCAGCGAGAAGCGGCAGCGATCCAGCTGGATGGGTGCTATGGTCATCCAGGTGTTCCTCAGCGGGCAGTAGCAGAAGCCAAACGGATGGATGTACTCCTTCAGGCAGACATCATAGGCGCCGCCCACGATGAAGAGCTTGTTGTTCAGGACGGCGGTGCCAAAGTTGCCTAAAATGCGATAGAACATGAAGGCTGCGTAAAGGTTAGCCGTTAGAACTACAGTTAGTATTGACGGAAAAGTTAGTTGTTAAGGGAAGCGATAGAGAAGACGATAATGATAAGATTAATCCCTAAAAAACTCACACTGATCGATGTGCGGTATGGCGGTCAACTCGTACCAATTCATTTTGGTCGGCGAGAAGCACATTATCACATTGGTCAGTCCCTTCCACTCGAAGCCCCCGATCTTCAGCAGGCACAGCTCCATGCCGCGCATATTCTTCGGTCCCTGCGGCAGCGATTGATCCTCCAGCGCCCCCACTCCGTTCATCAGTCGCCCCATATAGGCGTGCTTTATTCGATTGTAGTAGCTGGTGGGCAGCGGCAGCTGCTTTCCCTCGTCCAGCGAGCAGTTCAGGTGCCTCAGCTCGTCCATCGACTTGTAGCTAATGTGCGGCCAGTTGATCAGCCTCAGCAGATCCCCCAGAGCGgcctcctccagctgctgttCCATCGCGTAGCTGCACACCAGACGCACCAGCTCCTGTTCGGCCACATCGATGGGATAGTTGCTGGACAGGATGAAGCGCAGCTGGTCCACCTTCATTTCCTTGAAGTCCGCCGTGGTGGCGAACTCCTCGAAGTGAGCGCATATATAGCGGTGTGCCCGCTCGGACAAGTCCATAATGCCATAGATATCGGCCATGCCGGCGATGGCCAGGCAGTTCTCCATCTCGATCTTTGTGCCCAGGAAGAGCGTGCAGCGCTCGATCACCTCGCGCACCTGGACGTGCGTGGCCGCCGCCAGGATCTCCTCGATATTGTCGTAGTTCAGTTCCAGCATCGAGGTGTATATGTAGTCGATGATCGAGCCCATCGCCCTCGCCGTAATCCCGTACAGGTTGATCTCGTCCTTGCGCGACTCGATCATGGCGCAGTCGGCGAACATGGCGCAGAAGTAGTCGCTGCTGGCCGCCAGGACAACGCGGTGGGCCTGCAAAAGGATAATTGttatatttcttttacatttataatttatttaagatataAATCTTAAGTGCTTTATGCAAGATTAAGGGTTTTTCTCTTCCggctgttaaatttaaagtgtacttTAAAATCTGGTTTCTTATACGTTGTCAAGATAATATCcatactttaattttaacaaatggacaagaaaacggccctaagaaTATTAGGAAAACCTTATTAGTTTTGCgtcaggaaaattaaaaaaaatatgcatgttaaatttaaagtagggataAAACCCACATATGGGAATTCGTAGTTTAAAGCCTACGAGAAAACAACCCTTAGAATTtcataaaatgttttcaaaaattacaattatgactaatttaaaaattttaaattttaatgtaatttaaaaaaaaagttgcatGTTAAATTTACAGTAAGGATAAAACCCACACATGGGAATTTGTAGTTTAAAGCTTCTCGTACGCTTAAACCTTAgaatttgataaaatattttcaaaaatttcaattatgactaatttaattcagaaacttttcatttcattatcCAATCTGAAAACGATTCCGGGAATCCCTGACTATATATAGCAACAGTATACATACGTTAAATGCGTCACCGCCAAAAACACATTAGTTTTTGTCATGGATTTGTTTCTTTCGCTTCGTATTATTTAGCAAGAGAAAGTAAAGATGAGCTTTTTTTGCTGTCAACGATTATCGATTCGCCTACCACTTTAACCCTATAACTAGTCACCTTGCGCTTTGGTCTCTTAAATACATAAGCGTGTATATAATTAACACGAACTTGCCATATTGCCAAACTTCCGAAATGAGGACTCGATCCATCCGGTTTATTACGATTTCCATGTATCCTATAGCCCAGCCAGCCATTGAGAGTAATGCCGTAACTAACCTAGCCTAATCGTAACCAAGTTGCTTTTGAGGAATAACTTAATGGCAAATCTATGAATTGATTAGTTACCATAACCTGACATAATTCGGTGGCTGCATGACAATATGGGCTGTTTTGGGACTACATTTAGTTCAGATCGGTTTAAAATAACCATCGTAACTCTATTGTTCTTGCAGATAGGCTTATGAAACTTGGTATAGGGCCTCTGGAGATGATCTTAGGCTATCCTAAAtacttttggccaagttatatTGGATTAATTTTTGGGTTGAGGGGTTTCTTTACCATTATATCGCTTATGAAACTTTTATATAGGGTCTCTGGAGGTGATCTTAGACTGATCCTACCTTGAATCGGTGCTCCTCGACGATCAGGGTGACATCCGTGAGCTTGTCCTCGTTGCGGAGTTTGTCGAGTCCCCGGAGAAGGGTCTTCTCCTCGGTGGACAGTGGATTTGTAGGACTTTTCGTTGCAGTCGCTGACGACGACgtcgctgccggcgtcgctgctgGCGCTGGCGTCGCTGCCATCTCGGTGTACGGTTGTTGTATAGATTACAGATTAGCTCGGGCTATTAAcctatatttattattctacTATTGAGCCAAGGTTGGGGAATCCGTGTGATAAGAATTTCTTGCGACGGATTGGATGCGAGTGTgcgtgcgagcgagagggcaACACTTTCTGTTTACACTCGCGGCCGAACCGTTATTTACTTTTTCGCTTAGCAATTTCTCACGCGATTTAGCACAAATCTACACTATTCACAGCAactaactaaataaatatttaacaaaaaccgATATTTCGTGAGCGATTAAGTTGCTGCCTCGAAACCGTTTTTGTTTCTTTCGCTTCTTTTTACTTTTCGTTTTTGACGTTTCTTCTCTTGACGTTTGTACTGCCAAAACAGCTAGCACTATCAGAGATGAGAAACTAGCTGTGGATTGGtgaaacaattattaatttataatttataattaatctaaaattttactattttcggTTTGAGAAAATTTTGCTTTGTTTGAAACTCGTCATCCTAAATTTCCAGTCATGAAAAAAAACAGTAGTTTGGCCAAAATAATGGTCATAACGTTTTGGACTTTTgaccatttttcgaaaaaaaagtcaaaattgaGAATAAAAATTTGGTATATCTAAATCCGCTGGAAAGTTACTGATATCAATTTATAAGTTTTTAGATTggccataaaataaatgtgcCAGTAAAATCAGTTTATAATAGACTGATAAttacctttttaatttttaaaccgtTCCATACAAGTTGTATTTATCAATACGAATTCCAACCAggcttttaagaaaaaaaatatataaatttgcgtggaaaaaatgaaaagttttgaaataaacaataattccTTATGAGCCATCCATTTGTCTTGTAATCtttcttttaattcaaatCAGTTTAACTTTTGCGCCAAAAAACGCTAGCAAAACAGGCCCACAGGGTGATTCGTTCAAAAAATGTGCAGTGCTGCCAAACGGGCCAAGATTGAGATACGAAAATACcgcaaaaataccaaaagatGGTATTTCCGATTATCAGCGATCTTCGCGTGTGTGCGTGAGCCGCTGATAACGCAGCTGATCGAGCGATTTTGGGTGTGGGTTTCAGCATTTCGATCCGAGCAGAGGAATCCGTGAGCAGAGCATGGCCAGCAGTACCAACAATACGCAGCAGTTGAACAGGATCACCAGCGACATGGTCCTCACGCCGCAGTCCTCGTCGAAGGAGGCGGAAAATAAGGTAAGTTTGATATTCCAGTATCAGACATAACCTTATAAGATGGGAACATCTTCGACCTTATAGAAAACATTATCAAAAAACTGTAAATGCTTGCTGATATACCAAATTCCTGACCCACAGGTGGAGGCGATCCCGAGTGATCCCCAGTGGCGTTCCCCCCAGCTGATGATCGTCTTCGAGGACGGTGATCTGCACTCGGCCCGCCAGCAGCTGCTCGCCTCCCTGCAGAATCCGTTTGCCGCGGGATCCGTGGCCACCCTGCTGCTCCAGGAGAGCATAGCCGATCAGTTTGTGGGTCTGGTGGCCCAGGATCTGCGCTCGCTGCCCCAGGCGGTGGCCCAGCATCCCAGTTATGTCGGCACGCTGGCCAAGATCGATCAGCTGAAGGCCAAGGTGGTAAAGGCCGGCGAATCGCCCATCCTGGTGTACGATTGCGTGCACAGCTACCTGGGCAGCGGAGCCACCGGAGTGGTCACCCTGCACACCTTCCGCACCGCCAAGGAGGCCGGCGAGTTGGCCAAGAGGGATCCCCTGCCCTACGGACAGGTCAGCCTGTGGAACGAGAAGCTGGCCTGCGCCTACGAACTGATACCCCGTCTGCCTTCCGATGTGGTGGCCCTCAACTGCTTCAATCCGGATCTGAGCCCCATCAGGGATTCCTTCGCCGGCAATCGCAACGATGTGCTCCTGGAAAAGAACTACCACTACGAATCCCTGGTGGTCAGCGGCAAACGGAGGATCGTCGTCTTCCCCGTGGGCACCATCTTCGCCAACTGAGAATGGAGCAACGAAACATGACCAGGTGCTCTGCTAGgcaatactttaaaatacctcTCATAAGCATTTTACTTGTATCCAAAGGCTTTTCGCACAGTTCAATTGGAGTTACTACTATACCGATCAAATTTCTATATGTAAAGTAATATTCCCtaaatcaaaatattgtaatattccAATTGAACTGTAGAAGGGTCTTGAGCCAGAACTGTTTTTTATACTCTGCCAATAATTGTCCACTGAAAAACCCTTGAATCGTTCTGCATCTGGGAGATTTGGGGTAGGTCCTACGGCTTTTCTGGATGCAACAGGCATTTTTTCGGGACATGCGCAAATGCAAATGGCCCAAAAATAGAAATCCTTGCAAATCCTGGCACTCTTGTTGACGTAACCACCTGGAAAGCAGTAAAAGGGCATTCTTATGTACACTTTGGTTCAAGATAATAGCAttaaatattcactttttagTTAGATCgagaattttgattaaaaaaattccaaaaattacCCCAGTTATAAGAAAGatctatttttaatgaaagtcATTTATTATCTCCTTTTTTTGTAGATAATAGCATAactgttaatatatattttttttcttggaatGAAGCAATCGATCATTTTAGCCCTTTATCTTATCGGTCATGCTGTAAACCCAGGAAAAAGGTggaaaattttctagaccTGTGTGAATTTTTGCTACTTGCTCATTTCTTTTGTTGTTTAACCGGAGCTTAAATGTAAGTAGAGctttgatatttaaaagtgGCTATTGTCTTGACCAGAGTTGTCTGAGTGTGTATTTTGCCTTTCTCTCTTCgccgttgctgttgttgttgctaaccTTTTGCAAGTGTAGTCAAGTTTTTAGTACATGTTCCAGTTCCCTTTTTGATTTCGACTATCTGGAATTTGGTTTTGcgttatattattttcatttctttacaAATAATCCAGTGCGAGCAAATACGCCATATCGCCGTTGAAGGTGTGGGTGGATTCGAATGCGGGTGTGTGTGGCTAGTAAACTACATAACTGTAACTAAACAAAGATATTGTACTTTAGGTACTTTACAACAATAAATATCGCACTGCGCTCTCTTCTCCAGCTATCTCTTTTGCACACCGCCCCCTTTCTCTTTGGGGCTCTGCCTCTCTCCCTCTCCGTCTCACTCTCTCGCGTTCTTGCATCCCCTTCTGTGACGTCGACTACCATTCATTGCTCCACTTTCACACGGGAGAGAGCGAGAACAAAACAATTAGAGGGAGAGCCAAGCATTAGAGAGAGCGCCAGCTGTGGTGACTCCAACTTCAGGGGCGCACTAAAGGGGTTACTAAATATTAAAGctacaaattttaatgttagacaaagaaatgtatttaatcGGAAAGAAATTCgtgttaaatataaatgagatattttttttatggcgcCGAAAACTAAATCCCAAATTATAGTAATTATAGTAGTTTAATAccccaaaaaaatgtataaatatttttccacataattttattcatttattactTTAAAAGCTAGGACTTTCAGTAATAACTTTACAAAGAAAAGGTTAAAAATAGGCACCCCCCTTTGCATTTGTCACGCCCCCCAACTACGCCCCTGTGGCTCCTCCTGTGGTTAGAAGCAACGTTTGCTGGCGCTGCCTTTTGTTTGGGTTTGTTGTTGCGCTGTTGGCTGCCCGTTGCCAGTTGCCAGTCCGTCAGTCTGCGCTGGTTCCCGCTGGCGTGGAGAGGTACCCGCTCGCGCTCCCGTTCCCACTCGTTTCGCCCCccgaaaaaaccgaaaaccgctTCCGACGCCACTGACGccacaactacaactacaactgCCGCTCCGGCAGAGAAAATGCGCTGGCATTTGCAGCTCCAAACGCTTGAAAGACCAGAAAAAACGCTCCAAGAAGCTCCAAGATCTTCAATAGGAATTTAAATCGGAATCAAAATCCACGCATCCAAATAGAACGGAACGATGCCACCGCACAAGTGGACGGACGAGTCGCGGGACGCCTCGTGCTACTACGAGGATGCGGCCGCCTCCCGCTTCCGCCGGCCGTCCGCCTCCTCCAACTCCTCCGCCGCCTCGGCGGACCGCTCCGATGACGAGGCGGACGACGAACGGGAGGCGTTTTGCTCCGGCGAACGACCGCTAATCCGCTCCGGCGGCGCAGAGGGTGAGTAGATTCGAAAGATACACTGCCTAATAATATTAACAAGGTTTTTCAGATACGGGTGTATTTCACAGTTATTACTTTAAGATATGCTTCCtttaaagtacatttttttttattttccataattGTTTTATAATCTGTTCCACTTATATAACTTTGAACAAaacttgtatttattattaataccCTTTCAGAAGGTATAATAGATATTATAATAAGACATTTCCGACTTTATAAGATATATACATCTAAAAGCTCTTAGTTTAAAAGGAATGTTTTCAGGAATTATCATACATAAATAGTTGGTAGTAATACGATTAGAAGCGTCTGACTTTAtcataaaaacgtttttgttttgttttatatttaaaaatatcactaaGATATTATGATATTACAGTACTCAACAAAGATActaaaatctatttattaatatactTCTACTTAATATAGtactatatttatttcttaaaaagctCCCAAGTTCCCAATAGTTATcggcaaatttttaaatgacaCCAACAACGCAttaaaatacttgtatttaaTTGTAATGAGTTTTCTCTATGGAAGATAATGATATGCCcaaatgagaaatattttatggtgataggctttaaatattcctaaaaATGTAATTGCTATAATTTGGCATACAACTCAGTAgctgaacatttttaaattattaaattgtagcTTTGAAATGACTTGagtaattcaaattcaaacaaGTGACTAATATGGCTCTGGTTTTCATCTTCACTGAGTATTATCACAGTTCACAAAACTTCGCACGTTTCTCCAATACAGTCGTGTCTGCCTAtgaataatttctttaaaaa
This window contains:
- the Tak1 gene encoding mitogen-activated protein kinase kinase kinase 7 isoform X2, with the protein product MCDTRALINTKQTNDLHSCWIIYTKSDGRERLTVTDTKPVIMTTDLANNNSNNNGGSHAHSNGLLSHVNGRQVTDEELQLQDQEQEIANSLDVAVDPDEDENDGTEQSLAEILDPELQPEPPIPNDAESQLIYREHRHMAKEYLSVDTNLYYAQDFKEKLIVQMDRNEREQKQELLRKIKDKEGLQSLYNNLQQQYERLPASRQLSAGHHPPHQHPHSHPPSHPHLHGQQEEIGGALLPGSVTGGSDSVEEGWVVIQPHPNA
- the LOC108056783 gene encoding kelch-like protein 26 isoform X2, whose amino-acid sequence is MAATPAPAATPAATSSSATATKSPTNPLSTEEKTLLRGLDKLRNEDKLTDVTLIVEEHRFKAHRVVLAASSDYFCAMFADCAMIESRKDEINLYGITARAMGSIIDYIYTSMLELNYDNIEEILAAATHVQVREVIERCTLFLGTKIEMENCLAIAGMADIYGIMDLSERAHRYICAHFEEFATTADFKEMKVDQLRFILSSNYPIDVAEQELVRLVCSYAMEQQLEEAALGDLLRLINWPHISYKSMDELRHLNCSLDEGKQLPLPTSYYNRIKHAYMGRLMNGVGALEDQSLPQGPKNMRGMELCLLKIGGFEWKGLTNVIMCFSPTKMNWYELTAIPHIDQCNFGTAVLNNKLFIVGGAYDVCLKEYIHPFGFCYCPLRNTWMTIAPIQLDRCRFSLNAVGNQHLYAVGGILDDDNSEEALRMISNVERYDIAQNVWTYMPSLQENRSQHAGVVVGDKLYISGGIHLANILASMWMFDTKTELWQELASMPTPCCDHVLVAVDNRIYACGGWHESLTESRVLVQHIYAYDIESNAWSVETQIPAPKFYSGVTAMGRTIFFVGGLDSTESIDRASAETMAYDLDSKEWWREKDSWDSPNDVWESTCAAIYVPMFDF
- the LOC108056783 gene encoding kelch-like protein 26 isoform X1; translated protein: MAATPAPAATPAATSSSATATKSPTNPLSTEEKTLLRGLDKLRNEDKLTDVTLIVEEHRFKAHRVVLAASSDYFCAMFADCAMIESRKDEINLYGITARAMGSIIDYIYTSMLELNYDNIEEILAAATHVQVREVIERCTLFLGTKIEMENCLAIAGMADIYGIMDLSERAHRYICAHFEEFATTADFKEMKVDQLRFILSSNYPIDVAEQELVRLVCSYAMEQQLEEAALGDLLRLINWPHISYKSMDELRHLNCSLDEGKQLPLPTSYYNRIKHAYMGRLMNGVGALEDQSLPQGPKNMRGMELCLLKIGGFEWKGLTNVIMCFSPTKMNWYELTAIPHIDQSFMFYRILGNFGTAVLNNKLFIVGGAYDVCLKEYIHPFGFCYCPLRNTWMTIAPIQLDRCRFSLNAVGNQHLYAVGGILDDDNSEEALRMISNVERYDIAQNVWTYMPSLQENRSQHAGVVVGDKLYISGGIHLANILASMWMFDTKTELWQELASMPTPCCDHVLVAVDNRIYACGGWHESLTESRVLVQHIYAYDIESNAWSVETQIPAPKFYSGVTAMGRTIFFVGGLDSTESIDRASAETMAYDLDSKEWWREKDSWDSPNDVWESTCAAIYVPMFDF
- the LOC108056787 gene encoding uncharacterized protein, whose protein sequence is MASSTNNTQQLNRITSDMVLTPQSSSKEAENKVEAIPSDPQWRSPQLMIVFEDGDLHSARQQLLASLQNPFAAGSVATLLLQESIADQFVGLVAQDLRSLPQAVAQHPSYVGTLAKIDQLKAKVVKAGESPILVYDCVHSYLGSGATGVVTLHTFRTAKEAGELAKRDPLPYGQVSLWNEKLACAYELIPRLPSDVVALNCFNPDLSPIRDSFAGNRNDVLLEKNYHYESLVVSGKRRIVVFPVGTIFAN